One genomic segment of Terriglobia bacterium includes these proteins:
- a CDS encoding aminotransferase class I/II-fold pyridoxal phosphate-dependent enzyme has protein sequence MRIETKAIHAGDIAEQTHDVTSAIHLSTTFHKADDGSLPGGHLYARVSNPNREALERALAALEQGSLKESPAALVFSSGSAATMTVLQSLAPGDHVIAPEDAYYGTPILLKTVMAPWGLKFSLVNMQDLNAVERAVTPATKLIWAETPSNPLLNITDLSAVAAITKKANALFAVDNTWATPLLTRPLELGADVVMHSVTKYLSGHSDVLCGALVFREAGDLYQRARHIQHEGGAVPSPFECWLTLRGLQTFPYRVRAQSESAQRIAEFLEKQPKIEAVHYPGLPSHAGHKIAARQMSAFGGMMSIQVKGGQTEAFKLAAGLKLFSHATSLGGTHSLVEHRASAEGEYTRSPKNLLRLSIGLEHPDDLMEDLEQGLTKL, from the coding sequence ATGAGAATTGAAACCAAGGCCATCCACGCCGGCGACATCGCCGAGCAGACCCACGACGTGACCTCCGCCATCCATCTTTCTACTACGTTCCACAAGGCAGACGACGGCTCGCTCCCAGGCGGCCATCTTTATGCGCGCGTGAGCAACCCCAACCGCGAAGCTCTGGAACGCGCGCTGGCTGCGCTGGAGCAGGGCTCGCTCAAAGAAAGTCCGGCGGCGTTGGTGTTTTCCTCCGGCAGCGCGGCCACCATGACCGTGCTGCAGTCGCTGGCGCCGGGCGACCACGTCATCGCCCCGGAAGATGCTTACTACGGCACACCGATCCTGCTCAAGACGGTCATGGCGCCGTGGGGGCTCAAGTTTTCGCTGGTCAACATGCAGGACTTGAACGCCGTGGAGCGCGCCGTCACGCCGGCGACGAAGCTGATCTGGGCCGAAACGCCCTCCAATCCGCTGCTCAACATCACCGACCTGAGCGCGGTGGCGGCCATCACGAAGAAGGCCAACGCGCTGTTCGCCGTGGACAACACATGGGCCACGCCGCTGCTGACGCGTCCGCTGGAGTTGGGCGCCGACGTGGTGATGCATTCGGTCACCAAGTATCTTTCCGGCCACAGTGACGTGCTGTGCGGAGCGTTAGTGTTTCGCGAAGCCGGCGATCTCTACCAGCGCGCGCGGCACATACAGCACGAGGGCGGAGCGGTGCCGTCGCCGTTTGAATGCTGGCTCACGTTGCGCGGGTTGCAGACGTTTCCCTATCGCGTGCGCGCGCAGTCGGAAAGCGCGCAACGGATTGCCGAGTTTCTTGAAAAACAACCGAAGATTGAGGCGGTGCACTATCCCGGACTGCCGAGTCATGCTGGACACAAGATTGCCGCCCGCCAGATGTCGGCTTTCGGCGGGATGATGTCCATTCAAGTCAAAGGCGGGCAGACCGAGGCGTTCAAGCTCGCCGCCGGGTTGAAGCTGTTCAGCCACGCCACCAGCCTGGGCGGGACGCATAGCCTGGTGGAACATCGCGCGTCAGCAGAAGGCGAGTACACGCGCAGCCCGAAAAACCTGTTAAGGCTTTCAATTGGCCTGGAGCATCCGGACGACCTGATGGAAGACCTGGAGCAGGGACTGACGAAGCTTTAG